In one window of Desulforhabdus amnigena DNA:
- a CDS encoding amidohydrolase, producing MQESHHQNADLLLINGLVLTLDDADQRFNPGAVAIGGGEIIEVGPSSDLAAKYRAAKSLNVEGCVVLPGLINGHTHAAMTLFRGLADDLPLMEWLQDHIFPAEQKLTADWVYWGTLLACAEMIQSGTTTFCDMYLFEHKVAEAAKAAGMRALVGEVLYDFPSPHYGLIENGLSFTESLIQEWKDDPLIRIAVEPHAIYTCSPDLLKRCSNLAERHGVPLIMHLSETETEVRQSLDQYGLSPVAHLEHLGLLNSRLIADHCVALSPEDMEWLAKRQVQVIHNPESNMKLASGIAPVPRLVEMGINVALGTDGCASNNDLDLFGEMDSCAKLHKVANLDPTALPARLALKMATRNGAKAIGLEEKLGTLTPGSWADVIVVDFRKPHLTPLYEPVSHLVYAARGADVRHSIIHGRLVMEDRNLLTIDINEVMDHVRIFAKTLRS from the coding sequence TTGCAGGAATCACATCATCAGAACGCAGACCTTCTCCTCATCAACGGATTGGTCCTCACTCTCGACGATGCGGATCAACGCTTCAATCCCGGAGCCGTCGCCATTGGAGGCGGAGAAATTATTGAAGTCGGCCCCTCCTCCGACCTGGCCGCCAAATATCGAGCCGCCAAGTCCCTGAATGTGGAGGGATGCGTCGTCCTTCCAGGACTCATCAACGGCCACACCCATGCAGCCATGACTCTCTTTCGAGGCCTCGCCGATGACCTCCCCCTCATGGAATGGCTGCAGGACCATATTTTCCCCGCCGAGCAGAAACTCACGGCCGACTGGGTCTACTGGGGCACCCTCCTTGCCTGCGCCGAGATGATCCAATCTGGAACCACGACCTTCTGCGACATGTACCTGTTCGAACACAAGGTGGCCGAAGCGGCCAAGGCAGCCGGAATGCGCGCACTCGTAGGCGAAGTCCTCTATGATTTCCCGTCCCCCCACTACGGCCTCATCGAAAACGGACTGAGCTTTACCGAGTCCCTCATCCAGGAGTGGAAAGACGACCCCCTCATCCGCATTGCCGTGGAACCCCACGCCATCTACACCTGTTCGCCGGACTTGCTGAAACGATGTTCAAACCTGGCAGAAAGGCATGGGGTTCCCCTCATCATGCATCTTTCGGAGACGGAAACCGAAGTCCGGCAGTCTCTCGACCAATACGGTCTGAGTCCCGTCGCCCATCTGGAACATCTGGGACTGTTGAATTCCCGACTCATAGCAGACCATTGTGTGGCTCTGAGTCCCGAAGACATGGAATGGCTGGCAAAGCGGCAGGTACAAGTGATCCACAACCCGGAAAGCAACATGAAGCTGGCTTCGGGCATCGCTCCCGTCCCCCGCCTCGTGGAGATGGGAATCAACGTCGCCCTCGGCACCGACGGCTGCGCCAGCAACAACGATCTGGATCTTTTCGGAGAGATGGATTCCTGCGCCAAACTCCATAAAGTGGCCAACCTGGACCCAACGGCTCTTCCGGCTCGCCTGGCCCTCAAAATGGCGACGCGCAACGGAGCCAAAGCCATCGGACTGGAAGAAAAACTCGGGACACTCACCCCTGGAAGCTGGGCGGATGTGATTGTCGTGGATTTCAGAAAACCGCACCTGACCCCACTCTATGAACCCGTGAGCCATCTGGTCTATGCGGCGCGGGGAGCCGATGTGAGACACAGTATCATTCACGGCCGCCTGGTGATGGAAGACCGCAACCTCCTCACCATAGACATCAACGAGGTCATGGACCATGTGCGCATCTTCGCCAAAACACTCCGCTCCTGA
- a CDS encoding purine-nucleoside phosphorylase — protein MELFCKQVEEAAAFIGAHLDIRPKIGLILGTGLGGIVDAMDKSAVFPYGEIPHYPVSTVTSHEGRLICGSWAGKPILVMQGRFHLYEGYTARQISFPIRVMQTLGMDTLILSNAAGGLNPQFSAGDLMLITDHINLTGHNPLAGPNVDRWGDRFPDMTEPYCRRLQALALRTALAERILLHRGVYVGVLGPSLETAAETRFLRAMGADAVGMSTIMEVITAVHAGLKVLGISVITNVNLPDAYQPAPLDKIIATAERAGSKLVQLLAKVLEQL, from the coding sequence ATGGAACTTTTTTGCAAGCAGGTGGAGGAAGCTGCCGCTTTCATCGGTGCTCATCTCGATATTCGGCCCAAAATCGGGCTTATATTGGGCACCGGCCTGGGCGGTATCGTTGACGCCATGGACAAGTCCGCCGTTTTTCCTTACGGAGAAATTCCCCATTATCCCGTGAGCACGGTCACCAGCCATGAAGGGAGGCTCATCTGCGGTTCCTGGGCGGGAAAACCGATCCTTGTCATGCAAGGAAGATTCCACCTCTATGAAGGCTACACCGCAAGACAAATCTCTTTCCCCATTCGAGTCATGCAAACCCTGGGCATGGATACCCTGATTCTCTCCAATGCCGCCGGAGGGCTCAACCCTCAGTTCAGCGCCGGCGACCTCATGCTCATCACGGATCACATCAACCTGACGGGGCACAATCCCCTGGCAGGCCCCAATGTGGACCGATGGGGCGACCGGTTCCCAGACATGACGGAACCCTACTGCCGAAGACTCCAGGCATTGGCCCTCAGAACGGCTCTTGCGGAAAGGATCCTCTTACACCGTGGCGTTTACGTGGGGGTTCTGGGCCCCAGCCTCGAAACGGCCGCGGAAACGCGATTTCTGCGGGCCATGGGAGCCGATGCCGTAGGAATGTCCACCATCATGGAGGTGATCACCGCCGTTCATGCAGGGCTTAAAGTCCTGGGGATTTCCGTCATCACCAACGTCAATCTTCCCGATGCCTACCAACCCGCTCCCCTCGACAAAATCATCGCCACGGCGGAACGGGCGGGATCGAAGCTCGTGCAGCTGCTGGCAAAGGTCTTGGAACAATTATAG